One part of the Aspergillus luchuensis IFO 4308 DNA, chromosome 5, nearly complete sequence genome encodes these proteins:
- a CDS encoding uncharacterized protein (COG:C,H;~EggNog:ENOG410PUA1;~InterPro:IPR036188,IPR002938,IPR036249,IPR038220, IPR012941;~PFAM:PF07976,PF01494;~go_function: GO:0071949 - FAD binding [Evidence IEA]) gives MTETRKTDVFISGGGPTGLLTACALAKQGVDTLLVEQHDKAEQAMYGRATTLHPRTLELLDQLGILDDLDQIGYVARDSVTYRDGKRVTARGWEIMYQHMRGTFLDYCLNIRQKYSEEVIRDAYVALGGEPYIGWRLDGFDVEKACGDDYKVVSHVTEASSGRRLTVRSKFIVGADGSHSLVRRLAGISFEGDHTNFRWVRIDGRFKTDMPDADIGFASIESKSHGNVLWVQLDHGVKRIGFAMTQELLAKYGDKLTLEDAKVEAVKSMEPFTLEFETIDWWTLYGINQRVAECFYNNDRVLLAGDACHTHSSGTAQGMNTGVHDAVNLAWKLGGIVKGWYSIDVLRSYDRERRAVAQYLINLDKDFSATISGTVPDRYRDLSLSSNELFAKVFDDTIDFCIGLGVHYDESVINKPSLATAISAGWRAPDALIYAPGSRLPIRLLHLMPNIGAWSILLLAGHPQKTGERLTRAVETVKQLSECLPRSMARSITLVAQRPAGGDQRFSIPTIGRLYYDPEGSAHAAYRVSDSNGAVVIIRPDGILGYAAQFDEANSVQEYFAGFINTH, from the exons ATGACTGAGACCAGGAAAACAGACGTGTTCATTAGCGGTGGCGGGCCTACTGGCTTGCTTACTGCGTGTGCACTTGCTAAACAGGGTGTGGACACCTTACTCGTTG AGCAACATGACAAAGCTGAACAAGCCATGTATGGTCGAGCAACAACTCTCCATCCGCGCACGCTTGAGTTGCTGGACCAATTGGGCATATTAGACGACCTGGACCAAATCGGTTACGTGGCCCGCGATAGTGTGACTTACCGAGATGGCAAGCGGGTGACGGCCCGAGGTTGGGAAATTATGTACCAGCATATGCGTGGTACGTTCCTGGACTACTGTCTGAATATTCGCCAGAAGTACTCCGAGGAGGTGATACGAGATGCATATGTAGCGCTTGGAGGCGAGCCGTACATCGGATGGAGACTAGATGGCTTCGACGTCGAGAAGGCCTGTGGTGACGATTATAAGGTCGTCTCACATGTAACAGAAGCTAGCTCGGGTAGGAGACTGACGGTGAGGAG TAAATTCATCGTTGGCGCGGATGGCAGCCATTCGCTTGTGAGACGTCTCGCTGGCATTTCGTTTGAAGGCGATCACACCAACTTCAGATGGGTACGAATCGATGGGCGCTTCAAGACTGATATGCCCGATGCTGATATTGGCTTCGCTTCCATTGAATCCAAAAGCCATGGGAATGTGCTATGGGTTCAGTTAGATCATGGTGTGAAGCGGATCGGATTTGCTATGACACAGGAATTGCTTGCCAAATACGGGGATAAGCTTACACTTGAAGATGCGAAGGTGGAAGCTGTCAAGTCTATGGAACCTTTTACATTGGAATTTGAAACCATTGACTGGTGGACTTTATATGG CATCAATCAGCGTGTAGCAGAGTGCTTTTATAACAACGACCGAGTGTTACTAGCAGGAGACGCCTGTCATACACACTCATCTGGGACAGCACAGGGCATGAATACAGGCGTTCATGATGCAGTGAACCTAGCCTGGAAGCTCGGCGGCATCGTGAAAGGTTGGTATAGTATCGATGTGCTTCGCAGCTATGATAGAGAGCGGCGTGCTGTAGCGCAATATCTAATCAACCTTGACAAGGATTTCTCAGCTACCATCTCGGGGACCGTCCCTGACAGGTACAGGGATCTATCATTAAGCTCGAATGAGCTATTTGCCAAGGTCTTCGATGATACAATTGATTTTTGTATCGGATTAGGAGTTCACTATGACGAGAGTGTCATAAACAAGCCTTCCTTGGCGACAGCAATATCAGCGGGCTGGAGAGCTCCAGATGCTTTGATATATGCTCCTGGATCACGACTACCGATTCGATTGCTCCACCTGATGCCGAACATTGGTGCTTGGTCAATTCTTTTACTGGCTGGTCATCCTCAGAAGACTGGGGAGAGACTCACCCGTGCCGTGGAGACAGTGAAACAGCTTAGCGAGTGCCTTCCTCGCAGCATGGCTCGGTCTATAACTTTGGTTGCTCAAAGACCTGCTGGAGGAGACCAAAGGTTCAGTATTCCGACAATCGGTCGACTCTACTACGACCCAGAGGGCTCGGCCCATGCCGCCTATAGGGTGTCTGATAGCAACGGTGCAGTCGTCATCATTCGACCTGATGGGATCTTGGGGTATGCAGCACAATTTGACGAGGCGAATAGCGTTCAAGAATATTTTGCCGGCTTCATTAACACCCACTGA